One Narcine bancroftii isolate sNarBan1 chromosome 3, sNarBan1.hap1, whole genome shotgun sequence DNA window includes the following coding sequences:
- the LOC138757397 gene encoding uncharacterized protein, with protein MNTKPTSAHSLPGWQTSASWSTWPNASSARVPSVPGAHDFGGWGFASAGEGSGCSMISQTLHPERPPRVHGDGELLPSFHPQSHAHHAPIVRAHGHQRKYFIMVRGGGQSFHCDKGGSSQRHAAGAPTAGGTHSALRGCLSYSSGEGVSGTVARWTMEPAGLFQQADAPVGAQIQLLRPGAPGAVFGHCHFRYFLKGRPFTAFTDHKPLTQVQVMAKDLWSARQQHHLSYVSEFTTDIRHRDGKDNVVVDALSHPAINTLTANMNYVQLAQAQRNDVEMQALRTAISGLKLKDVQVLSRLDTLLCHTGGRRSSV; from the coding sequence atgaacacaaagcccacctccgcacactctttgccTGGCTGGCAGACTTCGGCCTCATGGTCAacatggccaaatgccagttcggcaagagTCCCttcagttcctggggcacacgaTTTTGGTGGCTGGGGCTTCGCCAGTGCCGGAGAAGGTAGCGGCTGTTCAATGATTTctcaaaccctccaccctgaaaggcctccaagagttcatggggatggtgaacttttaccatcgtttcatccccaGAGCCACGCACATCATGCACCCATTGTTcgcgctcatggccaccaaagaaaatactttatcatggtcagaggaggcggacagAGCTTTCACtgtgacaaaggaggctctagccagcgccacgctgctggtgcacccacGGCCGGAGGCACACACAGTGCTCTCCGTGGATGCCTCAGTtacagcagtggggagggggtttctggaacagtggctcgatggacaatggaacccgctggcctttttcagcaagcagatgCGCCTGttggagctcaaatacagctccttcgaccgggagctcctggcgctgtatttggccattgccatttccgctacttcctcaagggcaggccattcacagccttcacggatcacaagcccctcactcaagtaCAGGTGATGGCTAAGGATCTGTGGTCCGCCAGACAGCAGCACCACCTCTCGtatgtgtctgagttcacgaccgacatccgacacagggacggcaaggacaatgtagtggtggatgcactctcccatccagccatcaacactctcacaGCCAACATGAACTATgtgcaactggctcaggcacagaggaacgatgtggagatgcaggccttgcggactgccatctcgggcctcaaactcaaggatgtccaggTGCTCAGCAGactggacacattgctctgccacactggagggcgaaggtcttcagtctga